The Paenibacillus sp. FSL R7-0204 genome includes a region encoding these proteins:
- a CDS encoding AlkZ-related protein, with the protein MGEAGKQENVTTFEEMAEVVARLGIVPLAPLIPEHPSVNGLTLAENWHTDTELDPWRWRVRFPGEGLAGYGKFIKKKAVLVSRDWLPAYLAAAGPQQSLEERYKSGLATREALTLLEIILVNEGIETRQLRSMADMKAKEKKTAFDNAVTELQGSLDIVISGVKQRVNADGEPNGWNSTSFETSGYWMHEAGIPHFEGSREEAIAWLRSRMEAAWAPEAVAWINKALGWK; encoded by the coding sequence TTGGGAGAAGCAGGTAAGCAAGAGAATGTAACCACCTTTGAAGAGATGGCTGAGGTAGTCGCCAGGCTGGGGATTGTGCCGCTGGCACCCCTGATCCCGGAGCATCCGTCTGTGAACGGGCTGACGCTGGCGGAGAATTGGCATACCGATACAGAGCTGGACCCCTGGCGCTGGCGGGTGAGATTTCCCGGAGAAGGCTTAGCCGGCTACGGAAAATTCATCAAGAAAAAAGCCGTGCTCGTATCCCGCGACTGGCTTCCGGCTTACTTGGCAGCGGCTGGACCTCAGCAGTCTCTCGAAGAGCGGTATAAGAGCGGCCTGGCCACGAGAGAAGCGCTTACCCTGCTGGAGATTATCCTGGTGAATGAGGGAATTGAGACACGCCAGCTGCGCTCCATGGCGGATATGAAGGCCAAAGAGAAGAAGACGGCTTTTGACAATGCGGTAACGGAGCTGCAAGGGTCTCTGGATATCGTAATCTCCGGCGTGAAGCAGCGGGTGAATGCGGACGGAGAGCCGAATGGCTGGAACAGCACCTCTTTTGAAACCTCGGGGTACTGGATGCATGAAGCGGGCATTCCGCACTTTGAGGGATCAAGAGAAGAGGCGATAGCCTGGCTGCGTTCACGTATGGAAGCGGCGTGGGCACCGGAGGCGGTTGCCTGGATTAACAAGGCGCTGGGCTGGAAATAG
- a CDS encoding aminopeptidase translates to MLDFNQKLENYALLAVKIGVNIQPGQTLVVNADIVSAELVRLIVRQAYEAGAKLVKVNYSDEFVTRTRYDLAPSESFLEPPKWQADELEDLARGGAAFLTIISANPDLLNGVDASRIADHQKTAGQAMAPYREMLMANQVSWTGLAFPSASWAAKVFPDAAPEQQIELLWDAIFKAVRADQENPVQAWSVHLAGLKQRCELLNAKKYRKLHYTAPGTDLTIELPAGHIWCQAGAVNSRGMSFLANIPTEEVFTAPLKSGANGTVRSTKPLSYGGNIIDRFSLTLENGKVTDFTAEVGQEALASLLAMDEGAAYFGEVALVPFHSPISESGILYYTTLYDENASCHLALGASYAFTLQDGINMTKEQLVDLGMNQSLTHVDFMMGSPEMNIDGIADDGSTDPIFRNGDWA, encoded by the coding sequence TTGCTGGATTTCAACCAAAAGCTGGAGAATTACGCACTGCTCGCTGTAAAGATTGGCGTTAATATTCAACCCGGCCAGACCCTTGTCGTGAACGCGGATATCGTATCGGCTGAGCTGGTCCGCCTGATTGTACGCCAGGCCTATGAAGCAGGTGCGAAGCTCGTCAAGGTTAACTATTCCGATGAATTCGTCACCCGTACCCGTTATGATCTGGCGCCGTCCGAGAGCTTCCTGGAGCCGCCGAAGTGGCAGGCTGATGAACTGGAGGATCTGGCACGGGGCGGAGCAGCGTTCCTGACAATCATCTCAGCGAATCCGGACTTGCTGAACGGAGTAGATGCAAGCCGCATTGCGGACCATCAGAAGACCGCCGGTCAAGCTATGGCTCCTTACCGCGAAATGCTGATGGCTAATCAGGTCAGCTGGACCGGCCTCGCCTTCCCATCCGCCTCTTGGGCCGCAAAGGTGTTCCCGGACGCTGCGCCTGAGCAGCAGATTGAACTGCTCTGGGACGCCATCTTCAAGGCTGTGCGCGCAGACCAGGAGAATCCGGTGCAGGCCTGGAGTGTCCATCTGGCCGGCCTGAAGCAGCGCTGTGAGCTGCTGAACGCCAAGAAATACCGCAAGCTGCACTACACGGCACCGGGCACCGATCTGACGATCGAATTGCCTGCAGGACATATCTGGTGTCAGGCGGGCGCGGTGAACAGCCGCGGCATGTCCTTCCTGGCGAACATTCCGACCGAGGAAGTGTTCACCGCTCCGCTCAAGAGTGGTGCGAACGGCACGGTCCGCAGCACGAAGCCGCTCAGCTATGGCGGCAACATCATCGACCGCTTCAGCCTGACCCTGGAGAATGGTAAAGTTACAGACTTCACCGCTGAGGTGGGCCAGGAAGCCCTTGCTTCCCTGCTGGCCATGGATGAAGGTGCCGCCTACTTCGGTGAAGTGGCGCTTGTGCCTTTCCACTCCCCGATCTCGGAGAGCGGCATTCTCTACTACACCACCCTGTATGACGAGAATGCTTCCTGCCATCTGGCACTTGGCGCTTCCTACGCCTTCACCCTGCAGGACGGCATTAACATGACTAAGGAACAGCTGGTAGACTTGGGCATGAACCAAAGCCTCACCCATGTCGACTTCATGATGGGCTCCCCGGAGATGAACATCGACGGGATTGCCGATGACGGCTCCACCGACCCGATCTTCCGTAATGGAGATTGGGCTTAA